In Lates calcarifer isolate ASB-BC8 linkage group LG4, TLL_Latcal_v3, whole genome shotgun sequence, a genomic segment contains:
- the ptf1a gene encoding pancreas transcription factor 1 subunit alpha — MDSVLDPFSGLDSFSSPPYFDDDEFFTDQSSRDGQLDTDDFLDDDVDFLTTHFQDYYSRDGGSRAAPHDGDYDIGNLSFSSSSSTFSYGCADSTPDLSPQTCHHGGPLQKRRRRMRSEREMQQLRQAANVRERRRMQSINDAFEGLRSHIPTLPYEKRLSKVDTLRLAIGYINFLAELVQSDLPIRNSSSELHAQPKKVIICHRGTRSPSPSDPDYGLPPLAGHSLSWSDEKQLREQNIIRTAKVWTPEDPRKLHNKPGVADIENEPPFSLVA, encoded by the exons ATGGACAGTGTGCTGGACCCTTTCTCCGGACTCGactctttctcctcccctccttaTTTCGACGATGACGAGTTTTTCACCGACCAGTCCTCGAGAGACGGACAGTTGGACACTGATGACTTTTTGGATGACGACGTCGACTTCCTCACCACTCACTTCCAAGATTATTACAGCAGGGACGGCGGTAGCAGAGCAGCGCCTCACGATGGAGACTACGACATCGGCAACTTGtccttctcttcctcatcctccacctTTTCATACGGCTGCGCTGACAGCACTCCGGATCTATCCCCCCAGACGTGCCATCACGGCGGGCCGTTACAGAAGCGCAGGAGGCGGATGAGGTCTGAGAGGGAGATGCAGCAGCTCAGGCAGGCGGCCAACGTCAGGGAACGGCGGAGGATGCAGTCTATCAATGACGCGTTCGAGGGGCTTCGCTCCCACATCCCGACCCTGCCCTACGAAAAAAGACTTTCCAAGGTGGACACTCTGCGCCTCGCCATCGGCTACATCAACTTCCTCGCCGAGCTCGTGCAGTCTGATCTGCCTATTAGAAACTCTAGCAGTGAGTTGCACGCGCAACCTAAGAAGGTCATAATCTGTCACAGGGGGACAA GATCTCCCTCCCCCAGTGACCCGGACTACGGCCTGCCTCCGCTGGCCGGTCACTCTCTGTCCTGGTCGGATGAAAAACAACTCCGGGAGCAGAACATCATCCGCACCGCCAAAGTCTGGACACCGGAAGACCCCCGAAAACTGCACAACAAACCGGGCGTCGCAGATATTGAAAACGAGCCTCCTTTCAGCCTTGTTGCCTAA